A stretch of DNA from Nitratireductor thuwali:
GTGCATCGGGCACGGCTTGCCGAAACGTGACTTGACCGGCAGCCGCCGCGCCATACTCTGGTCGGGACCGTCTAACGAATGCAGGAAAGCGATCATGCATACGAACCGGACGATTTCACCCTTGCCGCTGGCTGCCCTGTTTATCGCGGCCCTCGTGTTTTTCGGCCTCGCCGCCCCGGCCTTTGCCCACCATGGCTGGGCCTGGACCGACGGCGAGCCTTTCGAGCTGAGCGGGACGATCGAGGAGATCTATATCGGCAATCCGCATGTCACCTTGACGGTGAGGGCCGAAGACGGCACCTGGCATGTCGACCTCGCCCCACTCGCGCGGACCTTGCGTGCCGGTTTCGACGAGGATGCCGCCAGCGTCGGCGATAGGGTGACCTGCCTCGGCTTCCGCTCCAGCGATCCGGCGGAAAGGACAATGAAAGCGGCTCGGGTGACGGTGAACGGCACAGCTTACGACGTTTATCCACGCCGCGTCCCCGACATCTGACAGGCGCGGCCCATGCTCG
This window harbors:
- a CDS encoding DUF6152 family protein encodes the protein MHTNRTISPLPLAALFIAALVFFGLAAPAFAHHGWAWTDGEPFELSGTIEEIYIGNPHVTLTVRAEDGTWHVDLAPLARTLRAGFDEDAASVGDRVTCLGFRSSDPAERTMKAARVTVNGTAYDVYPRRVPDI